Proteins encoded within one genomic window of Triticum aestivum cultivar Chinese Spring chromosome 2D, IWGSC CS RefSeq v2.1, whole genome shotgun sequence:
- the LOC123051031 gene encoding serine/threonine-protein kinase PBL13 isoform X6, whose protein sequence is MKIGTGSFGNVYKGQHTDGEWIAVKLLHNYIPGLEDEQFEKEYHNLANLQHKNIVRLVGYSHETRREFLPYNGDLVLADITQRALCFEYMQNGSLEKFLTDESKERDWRTRYAIIKGICQGLKYLHEELQTPMYHLDLKPANVLLDENMVPKIADFGLSRLFRGEQSKFTKSDIGTRGYLPPEYIDACIISIKFDIFSLGVVIIKIMAGPTEHFRSAEMSPQEFIEIVHAYWKTKLQTTLVHALEPYSKQVKRCIEIALNCVDADRHKRPSIGEIINVLNETEIAIQVLGASMNHTGSSMNKINSDREREFLRYAKETLYYVHRGQGNTSFEINSDQEREFLRDAKETLDYVHRGQGNTSFEDFRQTHIAELEEQERKGLSTAVNLFGEVVDNYKLDQMPGYKGKPKKREDRAREALNLMCEDRKDVMACRYLCPKVIIQVYWPRATQCFIYNATGDTLYHVGNHDWSGHILNSRGYPERIGNGQWAAFVHCQGSFSGSMASVIYRGKNKDGGDQHYLVSWNNPIRYTFGFNKAYCGIGPVDYFHTRWDHTLDNLSNSDNYSYAKSDGCEIDSKIGKRDAPFFIAKITSLVGHLQHCARIYMDK, encoded by the exons ATGAAAATTGGCACTGGATCATTCGGAAATGTTTATAAG GGACAGCATACAGATGGGGAATGGATTGCTGTGAAGCTTCTTCATAATTACATTCCAGGACTTGAAGATGAGCAATTTGAGAAGGAGTATCACAATCTCGCAAATCTGCAACACAAAAATATTGTGCGGTTAGTTGGCTATAGTCATGAAACTCGGCGAGAATTCCTACCTTATAATGGTGACCTGGTCTTGGCTGACATTACACAGAGAGCACTTTGCTTTGAATATATGCAAAATGGAAGCCTTGAGAAATTTCTTACTG ATGAATCTAAGGAACGTGATTGGCGCACACGCTATGCAATAATTAAAGGAATTTGTCAGGGTTTGAAATATCTTCATGAGGAATTGCAAACTCCTATGTATCATTTGGATTTAAAACCAGCCAATGTACTGCTAGATGAAAATATGGTGCCCAAAATCGCGGATTTTGGCTTGTCAAGGCTCTTCAGAGGAGAACAGTCAAAATTCACAAAAAGTGACATAGGAACACG TGGGTATCTACCACCGGAATATATTGACGCCTGTATAATCTCCATTAAGTTTGACATATTCAGTTTGGGTGTGGTAATTATAAAGATAATGGCTGGACCAACGGAGCACTTTCGAAGTGCTGAAATGTCTCCCCAAGAATTCATAGAGATT GTACATGCTTACTGGAAGACTAAGCTACAAACAACATTGGTTCACGCGTTGGAGCCATATTCCAAACAAGTAAAGAGATGCATCGAAATAGCTTTAAATTGTGTGGATGCAGATCGACACAAAAGACCAAGTATAGGGGAAATCATTAATGTTTTGAATGAGACGGAGATTGCAATACAAGTCCTTGGCGCTTCAATGAATCACACAGGGTCATCGATGAACAAG ATAAATAGTGACCGGGAAAGAGAGTTCCTTAGGTATGCCAAGGAAACGCTGTATTATGTACATCGAGGGCAAGGGAACACATCATTTGAG ATAAATAGCGACCAGGAAAGAGAGTTCCTTAGGGATGCCAAGGAAACGCTGGATTATGTACATCGAGGGCAAGGGAACACATCATTTGAG GACTTCCGACAAACTCACATAGCAGAACTAGAAGAACAAGAGAGAAAAGGACTGAGCACGGCGGTGAATCTCTTTGGTGAAGTAGTTGACAACTACAAGTTGGATCAAATGCCAGGGTACAAGGGGAAACCCAAGAAGCGGGAAGACCGAGCACGAGAGGCCTTGAATCTGATGTGCGAGGACCGCAAAGATGTCATGGCTTGCAGGTACTTGTGTCCCAAGGTAATCATCCAAGTCTACTGGCCGCGGGCCACGCAGTGCTTCATCTATAACGCGACCGGCGACACCCTCTACCACGTCGGCAACCATGACTGGTCTGGGCACATCCTCAATAGCAGGGGCTACCCTGAACGGATTGGCAACGGTCAGTGGGCTGCCTTCGTTCACTGCCAAGGGTCATTTTCAGGTTCGATGGCATCGGTTATCTATCGTGGCAAGAACAAAGATGGTGGAGATCAGCACTACCTGGTTTCCTGGAATAACCCAATTAGATATACTTTTGGGTTCAACAAG GCTTATTGCGGGATCGGCCCTGTAGACTACTTCCATACACGTTGGGATCATACACTCGATAACCTTTCAAATTCTGATAACTATTCATACGCCAAGTCTGATGGATGCGAGATTGATTCAAAAATTGGCAAGCGTGATGCCCCATTTTTTATTGCAAAGATCACCTCGCTGGTTGGTCACCTCCAGCATTGTGCAAGGATTTATATGGATAAATAG